One part of the Sorangiineae bacterium MSr11954 genome encodes these proteins:
- a CDS encoding 2-dehydropantoate 2-reductase — MSTFLIVGTGGVGGLLGGLLARAGHDVAFVARGAQLEALKAKGLTLRGPDGEIAVPKLRAGADPAEFGVVDHVLVCVKAWQVEEIAPRLRPAVGPSTTVVPLQNGVDAGPTLAAALGDEVVIGSLCHMFAWIGGPGIIEWKLPPPVVTLGARIAAHQTRIARLASELTAAGITTRISEDIDAALWEKLIFLAPIGSVGAVTRSLAGVLRAVPETRQLLRRAMDEIAAVARARGIKLAGDAVDRALAFIDSLPPESNASTYRDILAGRPSELGNLTGAAVRLGKESNVPTPANDFLLAALLPQENAARGVVR; from the coding sequence ATGAGCACATTCTTGATCGTAGGAACGGGTGGTGTCGGCGGTCTGCTGGGCGGTCTTCTGGCACGCGCCGGCCACGACGTGGCGTTCGTGGCGCGCGGCGCGCAGCTCGAGGCGCTGAAGGCCAAGGGCCTCACCCTTCGCGGGCCCGACGGAGAGATCGCGGTCCCGAAGCTCCGCGCCGGCGCCGATCCCGCGGAGTTCGGCGTGGTGGACCATGTGCTCGTCTGCGTCAAAGCGTGGCAAGTGGAGGAAATCGCCCCGCGCCTGCGCCCGGCCGTGGGCCCCTCGACCACGGTGGTCCCTCTGCAAAACGGCGTCGACGCCGGACCGACCTTGGCCGCAGCCCTGGGCGACGAGGTCGTGATTGGAAGCCTTTGCCATATGTTCGCCTGGATTGGCGGACCCGGCATCATCGAGTGGAAGCTCCCCCCGCCGGTGGTCACCCTGGGCGCGCGCATCGCGGCGCACCAGACGCGGATTGCGCGGCTCGCGTCCGAGCTCACCGCCGCCGGCATCACCACCCGCATTTCCGAGGACATCGACGCTGCGCTCTGGGAAAAGCTGATCTTTCTGGCGCCCATCGGATCGGTCGGCGCGGTGACCCGATCGCTCGCGGGGGTCCTTCGTGCGGTGCCCGAAACGCGCCAGCTGCTTCGGCGCGCCATGGACGAAATCGCGGCGGTCGCGCGGGCCCGGGGCATCAAGCTCGCGGGCGACGCCGTGGACCGGGCGCTGGCGTTCATCGATTCGCTGCCGCCCGAGAGCAATGCTTCGACCTATCGGGACATTCTGGCGGGACGGCCTTCCGAGCTCGGCAACCTCACGGGCGCGGCGGTGCGATTGGGCAAAGAATCCAATGTCCCCACCCCGGCCAACGACTTTTTGCTGGCCGCGCTGCTCCCCCAAGAAAATGCCGCGCGGGGGGTCGTTCGCTAA
- a CDS encoding ATP-binding cassette domain-containing protein translates to MIRFQNVRKVYGTGEQALAALDDVTLHVPEGEIFGVLGQSGAGKSTLIRCVNLLERPTSGSVVVNGQEMTSLSPPELRKARQQIGIIFQHFNLLRSRTVAENIAFPLEVVGQPKAQRDTRVKELLSLVGLSDKINAYPSQLSGGQKQRVGIARALACEPKVLLSDEATSALDPQTTRSILDLLRDLNRRLKLTVLLITHEMTVVKHICDRVAVLRAGRVVEQGLVDELIVRPGSEIASEFFPRIVPPSGRNGAVLATITFAGASADEPILSSILRTYDVGINILGGGIETVREKRVGRLLLELSGPDANAARSHLERMGLLAEGAT, encoded by the coding sequence GTGATCCGATTTCAGAACGTCCGCAAAGTCTATGGCACCGGCGAGCAAGCTTTGGCCGCGCTCGACGACGTCACGCTCCATGTGCCCGAGGGTGAAATTTTCGGGGTGCTCGGCCAGAGCGGCGCGGGCAAGAGCACCCTGATCCGCTGCGTCAACCTGCTGGAGCGGCCGACCTCCGGGTCGGTGGTCGTCAATGGGCAGGAGATGACCAGCCTATCGCCGCCCGAGCTGCGCAAGGCGCGGCAGCAGATTGGCATCATCTTCCAGCACTTCAATCTTCTGCGCTCGCGCACGGTGGCCGAGAACATCGCCTTCCCACTGGAGGTCGTGGGCCAGCCGAAAGCGCAACGCGACACGCGGGTGAAGGAGCTGCTCTCCTTGGTCGGCCTGTCGGACAAGATCAACGCGTACCCGTCGCAGCTCTCGGGCGGTCAAAAGCAGCGGGTCGGCATCGCGCGCGCGCTGGCGTGCGAGCCCAAGGTGCTGCTCTCCGACGAGGCCACGTCGGCCCTCGATCCGCAGACCACCCGATCCATCTTGGATCTCCTGCGCGATCTCAATCGCCGCCTCAAACTGACGGTGCTTCTCATCACGCACGAGATGACGGTGGTCAAACACATCTGCGACCGCGTGGCCGTGCTGCGCGCGGGGCGGGTGGTGGAGCAGGGGTTGGTCGATGAGCTCATCGTGCGGCCGGGCTCCGAGATCGCGAGCGAGTTCTTTCCGCGCATCGTCCCGCCCTCCGGCCGCAACGGCGCGGTGCTGGCGACGATCACCTTCGCCGGTGCATCGGCCGACGAACCGATCCTCTCGTCCATCCTGCGAACGTACGACGTGGGCATCAACATTCTCGGCGGTGGCATCGAGACGGTGCGCGAGAAGCGGGTCGGCCGCTTGCTTCTGGAGCTCTCCGGGCCCGA